The genomic window ttatttaaaaatatacattttgttgaaatagaaaaataaatattacaatttaattaaataagtagATATTTAAACCATACGCTTACttacataaaattcttatttttaaataagcaaaatttaattaaattatttcgtaaatctaaaaaaaattatttttttataaagaaaaaattactttttattttaacttattaaagcCCACGACTAGACCAGCAAAACcaactaaaaaataacaattgaaaataaaaccggaacgtaaaaaaaacattattgatataaaaaacacgttgcaaaaatcaattttaaaactaatttgtttataacagttataacaattaaaaaagcgttatatgtttctttagtaaattTTCTCGTAGAATGAGTTGGTGCAATTAGGTTTtctttataatcaatttttaataacttttttataacaatttattgcaaaattaatttttgcaacatgctttttgcgtcaataatgttttttcatgctccagtactattttcaattgttatttttaactagttttACTATTCTAGCATCTGAAAGGGGAGGGTGAAGAATGATTGTGCAACTTGGAGGAATTTAGGGAGGAGGGTGGAGTGTAGAGAGGAAAAAGAGCGTGAGTGTGAAGAGTTTGGGAAACGGAGAGTATGTGTGTATGCATGGGGAGCAAGAGTGTGTGACAAGTGGGATGAAAGATTGAGGGGGTAAGAAAAAAGGTTACCACAAAGGATAGCGGACGCACGCATGCAACAAAAGGAGGTCCGGTACGGCACAGCGAAAGAGGCGTTAGGTTTAAGattaagttttaatttgaaGCGCAGATTTAACTATTGCTGTTTGGATGTTGAtggttatttttgttttttttttgttttttttctttttattattttggttgtttttgttattatatgttttgTTTATGTATAGCGGGATTGAAATGTACTGTTacgaaatttgtaaaattataaccCTACGGAGACCAATAAAGTTTTCTATCTGTCTGTCTACTAGTCTGGCTATGAGCAGGAACAagtttagttataattatttatatagtttttatagtttattttaaaaatatctaatgcttaataatcaaagggctagtgagaGTGTGCGCGCGGTACTCAACacgccagtttcttcttgttcaaatcagctttacttcaaatacaGGGTACGCCATCTCAATCTAGTCGATGGAAGTATTGAATAACTTAGAGAATTTTCAATAGATTTTACAaagacgtatttttttattaaatttgatttattacaatttattttaattagtttccaAAAACAACATCGATCAAATGTCCGCCTTTATTAGTGAGACAAAAACGAACTCTTTTTTTGGCATTTTCATCACGTTTGCCAGCGTCTTAGGCGATATCGCTGCGATTTCGgctcaaattttgttttttagctCATCTATAGTCTTCGGCTTGTTGGCATAGACTGTACTCTTCAAGAATCCCCATAAGAAGTCCGGTGCAGTCAAATCCGGCGATCTTGGTGACTAGTCAATATCACTTTCTTTTGACACCACACATTCCCAGGACGTGCCAAAAAAAGAGCTCATTTATGTCTCAGTAATAAAGGCAAACATTTGATTGATGTTGTTTTtggaaactaattaaaataaattgtaatgaatcaaatttaataaaaaaatacgactttgaaaaatctgttgaaaattctctaaattattcaatactttTATCGACCAGATTGAGAAAACACACCctgtataactttttattaacgatatcacggatgtacgattagctcaggtTAGCGTCTTAGGTTGTTgttccgaaatcttaggttcaaaCCTCGCCGTGCCGGTGCCaacatgcgttttcaaaaatttgtaaaataatgcgtaattatAACATAGTAAAATATAGAATCTCTTAtgcgaaacagtgaatacagattaagctataagaataagatatgtaaaaaaattttaaaaaacgtttttttttctttaaactaagAAATTAATCATACTCTATTTCTGATTATATAAGCAGCATATTGCCACAATTTTTACAAcatcaaaaaacttttttatatactgCAAACATATCTGAGATTAATTACACtccatttctaattaaataaatagcatATTGATGCAATTTTTGTAGTATTAGAAGACATTTTTTATATGCTGATTACATTTATCTTATATGAGGACGCATCTTAACGTTTTTATGCAAGCATTTTCAATCAATAAATTTCGTCAATATGCATACAATGTGCCGACATTTGTCTATCTGGGCAgtattgaatataaattcaaGTTTTTTGTCGCTCATTGCatcaactattatttttaatgttacatgaTTGCAAGTTAATAATGTGTAAGATACTCTGAAACGTAAAGGTCGTTGGGTATTGACAGGTGAATGGAAATACTTGAAAAAGTAGTAGAGCATTAGTGTAGCAATAAGAGTATTAGCTATTGGAACGAAGGATCCTGAGTTCAAATCCCGACAAACTCCTTTATTTTTCCGTCGCTTACAAAAGTTTCTTTACGATTATGAGTTAGTACATTTGTATACGTCGAGTATCGATAGTGTCCGAGCCATTCGACTTCCTATCATCAAAGGTCAATGCAACAAAAGTCGCAACTCAAGATGGTTGTTCCTAGGCGACGTTCCTTGGGAAGTTCCTGCCCCTAGACGTTGTCGTGATCATACACGAGCGTCGTCGAGCACAAGTGAGACAGTGCAAAACGTTACCGTAACAACATCTGCGTTtgcaaaacattattataacaatatctgTATTATAAACACTTCAAAatgcgttataaaataaattaaacaaaaccATAGAATGAATATGTTATTCCCACTGAAAAACACAACAATATGCTTAATATAGGCGTTAAAGGCCGATAGTGCAATTTGAATTAGAAGAgacaattttttatgatttttaggAAAAGATTCAAACACATATCAATACGGCATAGTTTGTGCACACATCTAGAATTATTATATGTCTCATAAAAGTAAACACATCTAAAATCATCACATGTGTTATTTGGTTTTGGTACTTCGCATTTTACGCGTGACAATGAGCACAATTTCCTATAAAcggttaatacattttttgtatattgtCTACTTTTATATGGTGTTATTCTCTTATAATCCATGATATTCCAATGAAAATTGATTGAAATGATGTAAAACCAAAAAATGGTCTTATGGACTTTggtttaaaacttatttttcttaaagtacaaaaaactaattttacacTTCtgtaaacttaaatttaatatgtttttaaaattaggtTTTAAAGAGCCTAGCGGAATAAGTGTGGTAAAAATGACCCCACGGCTTTTTGTATTggcctttttttaaaataacttatatgAAAAGACGCTTACATAccaaattttagatttctatATGGGACCTGACCAAAATAAAaccaaaaaacaatttttttatattttcacgaTTTTCACTTACATtagtaaaaaatcaaataaaattttgaaaaaattttgaaaaattaattacacttaGTCATTAATaacaatacttttataattattttcggtGCAAATTtcgatgaaaaaaatgaaaataacatttaaacattttttccactttgattttattgattgactaccttgaaaaaattacatgtaaatctTTGTTCCTAActtctgcaaaatttttttttcagattttttcaaaaaatgggccacaatgaaaaatattaaaataaaattatttcgttaatttttttcaaaaaataagcagataaattgtttttatcaactttttaacgttttatttgtctataaaattccatattgaaatgttttgctgatcacaagttgaaagttagtaataactaaattattttttaatttttataattccataacataatgttattattttactagaacaacacaagcgcgcgctacgcgcgcgtcatttatttaattttatgtttacatgtaactaaatataaataataaaaatttcaaaaattaattatacatttttgattaagaataatagagtacacgatgacaaatgacagattatgaataaataaaaataaaatatgatttaattttgttagtAATTTAATCAAGTGAGTTTATATAATTGaagtttaaagtattttaaataacgaGTGTAACGGACGGATGTTAGCGCTAAGATACTCTTCTTTGTTATCGTTGCTAGGATCATCGTTATCATTACTTTGTCAAGTTTGAATTATAACAGTTcacacataatttttaaaataaattgtattattctcAAAAGTAActataagttaaataattaaatagttccAAAGCAATAATTCCaataggttatgggcccagaagATTAATCGCCCAAAAAGAAAGGAATTATTTAACGAGTCGAGAAAATACATTTATTGGTGTGAAGAATGTCTGAATCAAGTTCAGCAGTACATTTGGCCTTTGAAAAATTAGATGGTCGAGAAAGCTACAATAATTGGAAGTTTAGTATGAAGATAACCCTTATTCATGAAAATTTATGGGGTGCGATCGAAGGATACCCAGATGAAGATACTTCGTCAGTGGCTGAGAGAACAAGGAAAGATCAAAAAGCTCTAGCAAAAATATGCCTAATGGTGAAGCCTTGTGCTTATCCTTATGTTAGATCGGCGGAAAACGCAAGAGAAGCTTGGTTGAATCTTCAAAAGGCTTATGAAGATAAAGGTTTATCAAGAAGATTAAGTCTACTTCGTACACTCGCCGGGATGAAGTTGCAGAACTTTAAAAACATGGAGATTTATGTGAATGAAATAATGTCTGCTTCTCAAAAATTGGCTGATATAAATGCTCCGTTAGATGACGAATTCCTTGCAGTAATAATGCTGAGTGGTCTTACGGAGGATTACGATCCAATGGTAATGGCTTTGGAAAGTGCTAATATTAGACTTACaagtaattttgtaaaagcTAAGTTATTACAAGATATTAAACATACTTCTTTATCAAATGACAGAGCGCTTTACACAAAAAACAAagtctttaacaaaaaaaagattgtatGTTTCAGATGTAACAAAGAAGATCATTTTAAAACTGAATGTCCTCTCAATAAATCAAATAAGGACACGAAAAATGTTAAGGACAAAACttcgaatttttcaaataagtCCAAGGATAAGGATAAAGCTTTGCTTGTATCATGTAAAAATACTGGATCTTCCGAAGATTGGTATATAGATTCAGGCGCAACTATTCATCTGACGAATAAAAAGGATTGGTTCCAAGATTTTGATGAAGAAAATGGGCATTCTGTGGCAGTCGCAAGTGGACAGACACTTAATTTTCAGGGCAAAGGAAATGTAATAATATCTACTAAAAATGGTGAAAAGAAGATTTCAAATGTTGTCTACGTTCCAGATTTAAAAACTAATCTTTTATCTGTAAGTAAGATGGTAAATAATGGTCATGTTGTAGTCTTTAATTCAACAGGGTGTCAAGTCTACGATGCTGAAAATTGCTTGATAAAAGGTGAGATTGTTGTCACAGCGTCTTATCACAACGGTTTATATCGCTTAGATACTTCTCAGATTGCGAATCTTGCTAAGCACACAGATAGCGAAGAGATTTGGCACAAGAGGCTTGGACATCTAAACAGA from Solenopsis invicta isolate M01_SB chromosome 2, UNIL_Sinv_3.0, whole genome shotgun sequence includes these protein-coding regions:
- the LOC105196674 gene encoding uncharacterized protein LOC105196674 isoform X2; the protein is MSESSSAVHLAFEKLDGRESYNNWKFSMKITLIHENLWGAIEGYPDEDTSSVAERTRKDQKALAKICLMVKPCAYPYVRSAENAREAWLNLQKAYEDKGLSRRLSLLRTLAGMKLQNFKNMEIYVNEIMSASQKLADINAPLDDEFLAVIMLSGLTEDYDPMVMALESANIRLTSNFVKAKLLQDIKHTSLSNDRALYTKNKVFNKKKIVCFRCNKEDHFKTECPLNKSNKDTKNVKDKTSNFSNKSKDKDKALLVSCKNTGSSEDWYIDSGATIHLTNKKDWFQDFDEENGHSVAVASGQTLNFQGKGNVIISTKNGEKKISNVVYVPDLKTNLLSVSKMVNNGHVVVFNSTGCQVYDAENCLIKGEIVVTASYHNGLYRLDTSQIANLAKHTDSEEIWHKRLGHLNRISMNLLKKNLATGINFDDERSEQCVACLKDDFSRKIHVYFLASKTEVCSFLKNYQSLVENETDRTIKILRTDNGREYVNKEFEEYLKFKGIKHQLIVPYTPEQNGVAERTNRTIVEKARCMMQDADSNEKMWAEAVNTAVYLKNRSPHKAVKGKTPQEIWTGEKVDLSHLKVFGCIGYVHVPKIQRNK
- the LOC105196674 gene encoding uncharacterized protein LOC105196674 isoform X3, with the translated sequence MSESSSAVHLAFEKLDGRESYNNWKFSMKITLIHENLWGAIEGYPDEDTSSVAERTRKDQKALAKICLMVKPCAYPYVRSAENAREAWLNLQKAYEDKGLSRRLSLLRTLAGMKLQNFKNMEIYVNEIMSASQKLADINAPLDDEFLAVIMLSGLTEDYDPMVMALESANIRLTSNFVKAKLLQDIKHTSLSNDRALYTKNKVFNKKKIVCFRCNKEDHFKTECPLNKSNKDTKNVKDKTSNFSNKSKDKDKALLVSCKNTGSSEDWYIDSGATIHLTNKKDWFQDFDEENGHSVAVASGQTLNFQGKGNVIISTKNGEKKISNVVYVPDLKTNLLSVSKMVNNGHVVVFNSTGCQVYDAENCLIKGEIVVTASYHNGLYRLDTSQIANLAKHTDSEEIWHKRLGHLNRISMNLLKKNLATGINFDDERSEQCVACLKGIKHQLIVPYTPEQNGVAERTNRTIVEKARCMMQDADSNEKMWAEAVNTAVYLKNRSPHKAVKGKTPQEIWTGEKVDLSHLKVFGCIGYVHVPKIQRNK
- the LOC105196674 gene encoding uncharacterized protein LOC105196674 isoform X1; its protein translation is MSESSSAVHLAFEKLDGRESYNNWKFSMKITLIHENLWGAIEGYPDEDTSSVAERTRKDQKALAKICLMVKPCAYPYVRSAENAREAWLNLQKAYEDKGLSRRLSLLRTLAGMKLQNFKNMEIYVNEIMSASQKLADINAPLDDEFLAVIMLSGLTEDYDPMVMALESANIRLTSNFVKAKLLQDIKHTSLSNDRALYTKNKVFNKKKIVCFRCNKEDHFKTECPLNKSNKDTKNVKDKTSNFSNKSKDKDKALLVSCKNTGSSEDWYIDSGATIHLTNKKDWFQDFDEENGHSVAVASGQTLNFQGKGNVIISTKNGEKKISNVVYVPDLKTNLLSVSKMVNNGHVVVFNSTGCQVYDAENCLIKGEIVVTASYHNGLYRLDTSQIANLAKHTDSEEIWHKRLGHLNRISMNLLKKNLATGINFDDERSEQCVACLKGKQTRKPFKNINAKRANNLLQIIHSDLCGPMPVYSWSGKRYILNFIDDFSRKIHVYFLASKTEVCSFLKNYQSLVENETDRTIKILRTDNGREYVNKEFEEYLKFKGIKHQLIVPYTPEQNGVAERTNRTIVEKARCMMQDADSNEKMWAEAVNTAVYLKNRSPHKAVKGKTPQEIWTGEKVDLSHLKVFGCIGYVHVPKIQRNK